GAAGGGGATCGGCGAGGCAGGGACGATTGCGGCCCCACCGGCCGTCGTGAACGCGGTCACCGACGCGCTCCAACCGTTCGGGATCGACCACATCGACATGCCGCTGACCGACGAGACGGTGTGGCAGGCGATCCAGCATGCGACGGCGGAGCCCGGAGGGGCGGACTGATGTTCCCGTCCGAATTCGGTTACGAGCGAGCAGAGAGCGTCGACGAGGCGATCACCCTCCTCGCGGAACAGGAGGGCCAGGTCGAGATACTGGCGGGGGGGCACAGTCTCCTGCCGACGATGAAATCCGGCCTGGCGAGCCCGGATGTCGTGATCGACATCGGGGGGATCGACGACCTGCACGGCGTGAGCCGTGGCGACGGAGTCGTGGAAATCGGGGCACTCACCAGCTACAACACGGTCGCCGACGACGAGACGCTCCACGACGCGATTCCAGCCGTCACGCAGGCCGCCGAGGTCATCGGTGACGTGCAGGTGCGCAATCGCGGAACCGTGGGCGGCAATCTCGCCCACGCCGATCCGGCGTCCGACCTGCCGGCGGCGGCACTCGCCGCGGATGCGACCCTGCACGCGGAGGGCCGGGACGGCCACCGAACCATCGCCGCGGACGACTTTTTCACCGGCCTGTACGGAACCGCCCTCGACGACGGCGAGCTCCTCACGACCGTCGAGGTGCCGACACACGACGTTGGCACGTACGTCAAAAAGCCCAGCCCGTCCTCGGGCTACGCGATGGTCGGGGTGTCTGCAGTCGTGGAGTTCGAGGACGGCGTCGTCGAATCCGCGCGGATCGCCGCGACCGGCGCGGTCGATCACGCTATGAGACTCCCCGTCGTCGAGGAGGAACTCGTGGGGACGACCCTCGACGAGGACGATATCTCGGCCGCGGCGACACACGCGACCGACGAAATCGAGACGTTCGAACTGATGGACGACAATCAGGCGTCGGCGGAGTATCGCTCGACGCTCCTCGAAGTGTACACGAAACAGGCCATCACCGGAGTCGCCGATCGCAGCGGAACCGCGCCGTAGGTTCGGGGGCGACCGACTCCGGCGACTGTGTCGCCGATAGGGCGCCGCGCGCAGTCGCCGTCGTCCTCACTCCAGCGACGGTCGCTCGTGGATATGGCCCTCGCGCTCCGTGAGATGAGCCGGTTCGCGGCCGAATCGGATCGCCGTGACCTCGGCGACGACTGACTGAGCGATGTGAAACGGCGTCCCGCCGCCGAGATCGAGCCCTGCGGGCGTGAAGATACGCTCCAGGTCCGCCTCGCTCAGTTCCACCCCGCCGTCCCTGAACTCGTCGCGGATCTCCTCGAATCGCTCGCGAGGGCCGAGTAGCCCGATATACGGGACGGGGGTGTCGAGTAGCTCCTCGAGAGCGATGTGGTCGTCGACGAAGTTGTGTGTCATCACGACTGCGTACGTGTTCTCGTCGAAGTCGATCGTCTCCCGGATGGTGGCCGGTGAGGTCGAGACGACCCTGTCGGCGTCCGGGAAGCGGTCGCTGGTGGCGGCTGCGCCACGGAAACTCGCCACCGTCACGCGAAAGTCGACGCGCGAGCCGAGATTCGCGACGGGTGCGACATCGTGACCGGAGCCGAAAATCACCAGCTCCGGCGGCGCCGTCACGGCATCGACGAACACCTCGACTCGCTCGCCGTCGTGCTCGAATTCGAGGGTGTCGGATGTCTCGGTCGCGAGCAGTTTCGTGGCCGGATCGTCGAGCGCATCGAGCAGCCAGTCCGGCCAGCCCGACGCGTCGAACGACAGCGTGCCGTTCGCCCGCGTGGCGTACGCCCGGTCGCCGCGCCGAGCGGTCGAGGTGTCGGATTCGACCACGGTCAGGACGACGATGTCCTCGCCACGCTCGTAGGCATCGACGACGGGGCGGTAGCTGTCGTCGAGGGGTTCGAGCAAGATGTCGATGACGCCGTTACAGCCGACGCCGAGTCCCCACACGTCGTCGTCGCCGGTGAGGTCGAACCGTTCGACGCGTGGGCGTCCCTCCGCGACGACGTCCTCGGCGATCGCGAGCACCTCGTCTTCGAGGCAGCCGGCGGTGATGGAGCCGATGCCGTCTCCCTCGTCGGCGACGACCATCTTCGCCCCCGGGCGCCGGTAGGCGTTGCCGACGACGTCGACGACCGTTGCCAACACCGCGTGCTGGTCGTCGATGGCGCCGCCGACGGCGTCCAGTACTTCCGTCTCCGGTACGCTCCAGTCGCCTGCAGTCATGCGGGTCGCCCCCTCGGTGTGTGATGTGTCATGATTGTGTTCGACTCCCGCGTCGGGGATCGTGTTCGTAGCCGATCGCGCCTCCACGGCCGTATCGGGTGAGCTGACGGGTCATCTCCGTGAGGTCGTCCGGTCCGGTGAATGCGAACAGGCCGTCGACGGATGGCAGCGCGGCGGCGATGCCGGCGGCGGACGGTTCGTAGTTCGGGGCGGCGGCGAGCGGATTCAGCCACAGCACCGTCGCGGCCCGACGCGAAAGCCAGGCCATTCCGGATTCGAGTTCCGACACGTCCCCCATCTCTAGGCCGTCGCTCATAATAAGAACCGTCGTCCGCCTGTCGACGGCGTCGGCGTACTCGTCCCGAATCGTCGTGACGGCGTGACCGATTCGGGTGCCGCCGCCCCACGCCGTCTCGGCGTCCCGGAGTGCGTCGACGGCGGCACGCGTCGACCCCGAATCGAGCGCGGCCGTCACCTCCTTGATGTCGGTGTCGAAGAGGAACACGCGACAGTTGCGTGCCCGTGCCCGAAGTGCCCGGAGCCACCGCAGGAGGAAGGACCGGTCGACGACATCGAGCACCGACCGGCTCACGTCCGCGAGGACGAGCACTCTGCTCGCCGTTCGCGTCCGGCGCTGTTTGGGGACGGAGAGGATGGCACCGCCAGTCGAGATGCTCCGTCGCAGCGAGCGCCTCACGTCCGCTCGCTCTCCCGCGGGGGTGGGTCGCCACCGGCGCCCCCGTTCGGTCGCGACGGCCCGCGAGAGTCGGTCGACCGCGCGCAACAACTCCTCGTCTCCGGCGGATGGCGAGAGGGTGACGGACACCCGCTTCGGCTGTCCGGAGGGACTGTACGTCGCCGTCGCCACCGTTCCGTTCTCGGTGGTCTCGGCGTCGCCGGCGATGCCGAGACCCCCTGCCCGGTCGTGTGTCGAGTCGAGCGTGGCGTCGTCTCGCTCCGGATCATCGCCGTCCAGTTCGGGAAGCGCTTGGTCGCCGACGGACGCGATGTGGCCGCCCGGCGGGTCGCCGTCGTCCGCTCCGTGTTCCGACTCGCCGGCCCCGACCAGCGACAGGTGTGCAGTCAGCCGATTCCAGAACTCTCCGAACGCTCGGTCGAATCGGCCGACATCCTCCGGCCGTCCCACGAGTGCCGCTCTGAGCGCCGCCCGTGCGCGCGTCTCGTCCCCGAACCCAACTTCCACGAGTGCCCGAGTCGCGACGATCGCCGCGTTCGCTGGTACGTCCACACCGGCGTGTCGAAGCGATCTGACGAAGGTGATCAGCTCCGAGCGCACGTCGTCGCGAACGCCGGCGACATCCGGGACACGGGTACCGTCTCGGTCAGGCATTCTTCTCACCCCGTCCCCGCTTCGATACGGGCCGAGCGAGCGGAGTCGACGAGAGCCTCAAGCAGTGTGTCGTCGACCCGTTCGATGTCCTCGACTTCCTTGAGCAGGCAGCCGAGGGTGTGTTCGATTTCCGCTGGCGTCAGCGAGTCGTCGTCGTCCGCGGCCCGGAGTTCGGCCACCGCACGCGCCCAGTCGAGCGTCTCCGCGACGCCCGGATGCTTCCGGAAGGGCTCCTCGCGGAGCCGTTGGGTCACCCCGCAGAGTTCCGCGGCGACAGCCCCGTCCAGTTCGGGGACTTTCCGCTCGACGATATTTCGTTCCTTCTCGAACGACGGCGGCTCGACGTGCAGATACAGACACCGACGTTTCAGGGCGTCGCTCAGTCCGCGGGTTCGGTTGGACGTGATGACCACGGCCGGGGGTCGGTCGGTGCTGACGGTTCCGAGTTCGGGAATCGACACCTGAAAGTCCGACAGCACCTCGAGCAAGAGCGCCTCGAACTCCTCGTCGGCTCGGTCGATTTCGTCGATAAGCAACACCGGCGGTCGGTCGTGATCGCCCGACAGCGCTCGTACCAGTGGTCGCTCGAGGAGGTACTCCTCGGTAAACACGGAGTCGTCCCCCGAAACACCGTGGTCGTCGGCCTGGACGGCGAGCAACTGCTTCGTGTAGTTCCACTCGTAGAGTGCGTTCTCGGCGGTCAGTCCCTCGTAACACTGGAGACGAACGAGCTCGGTGTCGAAGCCATCGGCCAGTGCCTTCGCCAGTTCCGTCTTGCCCGCACCGGGCTCGCCCTCGATCAGGAGCGGTCGGCCGAGGCGAAGCGCCAAGAGTACCGTGGTCACGATGTCGTCCCCAGCGACGTAGTCCGTTGCGTCGAACGCCGCCCGGAGCTCCGGCTCTCTCGTGTCGGCGAAGGGGTTCTCGCTCACAGGAGGATGCAGGCGTGCAGTCGGGATAAATTCATGGTACAGACCACCACGATTCGGCGCCGAACGGGAGTATCGAGACCGAGGTACCGCCGTCTGCGGCCGCTCATACGGATTATTGTAACTGTTCACCGGTGGTTCGCCGGATCGTTTCGGCGAACCACCGGCACTGACTTACGATAAACCGTATCAGTCGGGAATGGGATCGTTCAGAACATCCCCCGGATACGGTCACGGAGCCCGTCCGAGTCCTCCTCCGCAACCGCCGTGAGCTGTTCCTCCATGTTGCCGAAAAAGCGGTTGACGACGCGGTTCGCGACCGGATTGATGACCCGCTGGCCCATCTTGGCGATTCGACCGAAGACGTCCGCCTCCGCGCCCCACTCGATGTCGACCCCGTCGTCGTGTTCCGTGATGGACATTCGGGAGTTCATCTCGAAGGAACTGCCGCTGGCTTCGCCCTCGCCCGAGGCACTGCCCGCGGGAAAGTCCCACTCGTCGATGGTAACGGCCGTCCGGAAGCTCGGGCTGACCGAGCCGACGCTAATCTCCACCAGCGCCGCGTAATGCTGCCCCGTTTCGAAGCCCCGCGCTTTCACCACGTCGGGGTCCGCGTCGGGCAAGAGCGTCGGATCTTCGTCCGCGTCTTCCTCGCGCAACGCCTCGAAATCCACCTCGTCTGGTTCCTCGACCTGGGTCAGGAACTGACAGCCGGGCAGTGACCGCTTTATCATGTACGGATCGGAGAGGGAGAGCCAGACCTCCTCGGCCGATACGTCCTCGATGGTGAACGTCCCGTCGAACTCCATCGGTCATCGCACCCCCACCTTCGCGTGTGTCCCTCGTTCGGTACTCATTATCATACCACTCCGTGTTCCAGTCGTCGGCTACCCTGAAAAACGTTCGCCGCAGGAGTGTAGCGCCCGTCGTGGATACCACCACGAGGGTGGAGGCGCGATCAGACGGGCCGGTGTGATACCGTTGGCTGTAACTGTGTCACGATATTCGCCATACCGGGGCGGCGAATATCTCGATCGACTTACAGCCGACAGTAGAGTGGTCACCAGTCGTTGACCGACCCCTTGGTGAACCACCGGTGCTGACTTACAGTAAACCGTATCAGTCGTCGGTCACTCGCTCCGTGAACCGCTCGCGCACCTTCTGCATCTTCGGTCGGATCTGCACCTGACAGTACGCTCGTTCGGGGGTGTTGGCGTGGTAGTCGTCGTCGGGGTAGACCGTCTCCAGCGGCTCGACTTCAGTGACGATCGGATCGTCGTACTCGTCGGCGAGACGATCGATGACGGCCTCGGTCGTCTCGCGTTGCGCGTCGCTGTGGGTGAAGATGGCCGAGCGATACTGCGATCCCACGTCCGGGCCCTGCCGGTCCTTCGTCGTCGGGTTGTGAAGCGCGAAAAAGATTTCCAGCAGATCGGCGTAGGCGATGCGGTCGGGGTCGTACTCGATCTGGACGACTTCCGCGTGGCCAATCGATCCCGAACACACTGCCTCGTAGGTCGGGTCGGGCACGTCGCCGCCGGCGTAGCCGGAGGTTACTGCGTGGACGCCCGCGAGTTCCTCGAACGGGGCTTCGAGACACCAGAAACGACCACCTGCGAGCGTCGCGAGTGCGTGGTCGTCGGTCATAGGGGTGGATGCGCACCCGATCCGTATGTACTCCGTGCCGGGGACACCCCAGCCGAGCTATATGAAGTAGGCGTCGTCCTCGAACGGTTCGTCCTCGCCCTCGACGGCGAGGACGTCGAGGTCGGTGACGCGGGCGCCGACGCCGAGCAGACCGGCGAGGCTCGGCTCCGTCCGTCCGTCGTCGCCCGAGACGAGTTCCTTCACGTAGAGGCCGCCGGCGCCGTGAATCTCGACGGTCGCGTGGGTGGAATCGTCGAGTTCGCCCGACATGGCGTACACCTCGCGGGTGCGGGTCAGATTCGCCCGCCGGTGGTCGACCCGCTGGGGGGTGTACTGCTCGACCGTCGCGCCGTCGAGTTCGTCGAGGGCGTCGGCGAGAGCGTCCGCGTCGACCGGGTCGTCGAACGCGACGGCGGCGCGGTAGGTCTTGCTCGCGTCGAGGCGCTTGACGCGTTCGACCATCTCGTAGGTGGCCAGCCGAAGCCCCTCCACCTCGACGGCGCCCTCGGCGAAGGCGTTCACGTCCGATTCGAGGCGCTCGACGTCGATATCGCGCCGGCGCGGCTCCTTCACCTCGACGACGAACGGGCGGCCGGTGCCGAGCATTCGGGCGTCCACGTCCTCGCGGCCGGCGCCGTGGAAGACGGCGTCGACGCCGTCCATCACGTCCTCGACGAGCGGGGCGATCAGTCCCTCGACGCTCCGGTCGTAGAGGTAGCCCGACCCGTCGCAGTGGTCGCAGGGCTCGCTGCCCTGCCGTCCGCTCCCGTCGCACTCCCGACAGGGCCACTCCGTCTGGGGGATGTCGCGTTCGAGTTTCCGGTAGCGGCCGTAGACGAACGCGGAGTTGATCGTCGTCTCCACCCGGTCGGCGTCGACGTCGAGGACGAACTGCACGTCCGGCCGCTCGAAGTCCACCTCGGTGTCGGTCAGGCGGCCGACTCGTTTGCCCACCTCGCGGTTGAACTCCATCTTGAACGGCTCGCCCGCGTCGGGGTCGGCGCCGACCTCCTCGCGGAGCAAGCGCTCGTTCTCCTCGATCAGTGGCGGCGTGCGGGTGCCGACCTGATACGTCTCGAACTCGATGGTCTCGACCGACTCCGCGGCGCGCTCGGCCCAGTCGTCGAACGTGGCACAGCGGCCTTCACAGACCCAGCAGTCTGCGATGTCGACGGGGTCGAAGGGTTCGTCGTCGTCGAGGGCGGCGGCGACGCGGAGCGACCGGCCGCGCTCGGCGTTGGTCAACCCGAAGCTCCGGTCGGCGAAGACGCGCCCCAGACACGCGTCACACACCGGCCCGGTCGCGGCGAGCCGGCGCGCGTCGTCGAGGAGGCTCATAGCGGGTGAGGGGGCGGCGGCCGTAACTGTCTTGCTATCCGGACACACCGAGGGTGCGCACGAGCCACCACGCGAGGGTGACGAGGACGGCGGCGACGACGAGCGTGAGGACGACGACGACGGCGGCCAGCCGGCGCAGATACCGGCGGTCGGCGGCGGCGCTCGCGGGGTCGGCGAGGCGCGCTTCGAGGAGGCGGGTCGACCGCAGGTTCGCCTTCCAGTAGGCGTCGAAGAGGTCGCCGAGGACGGGGACGGACCCGACGACGGCGTCGAGCCAGAGGACGAACGCGATCCGGGCCAGCGTCGCCCGCGGGACGCCCGTCCGGGTGGCGACGGCGAAGACGTACGCCGAGACGGCGAGACCGAACCCGTCGCCGACGACGGGCAGGAGCCCGATCAGAGGTTCGATCCCGACGCGGAACTCCGTGCCGGGGACTCGAATCGAGTCGTCGAGCAGGTGGCTCAGGTCGCGGAGGCGCCGGAGGTCGGCAGCCGTGGCCGGATCGAGGTCCGCGTCGACGGTGACGATGGGGGCGTCCGCGTCGGCGCCGTCGGCGGAGTCGCGCGACGTGTTCACGACGATGCCGACGGGCGCCGTGGTGAAAGCGTCCGGGGTCGGGGCAGCGGATACTATTCGGAGTCGCGCGACTTCGTTGACGACACCCCAGACTCCTCCGGTTTCTGGTGTGCTCACGAGAGCGCTGCTCTCGTGAACGCCCGGGTTCGCGGACGGACTCGCTTCGTTCGCGTATCTCAACACGACCCCCGGCGACGACCACAAAGCTACTTACCGTGCCCCCTGAAGGCCGTGGGTACGGAGATGGCCGGCCCGAACTCCGACGCGGTGTCCGACGACGACTCCGCCCACGACCACGAGGACGACGTGCTCGCCGACCAGCTGTCCACCGACGAGGTGTACCAGCGGGTCGTCGCCGACGCCGACCACGAGATCACGTCCGGGACGCGCGAGCTGTTTTTCAGCGCGCTCGCCGCCGGGTTCGCGATCACCGTCACCTTCCTGCTGTACGCCTCGGTGACGGCGACGGCCGAGACCAAAATCGTGGGCGTCCTGCTGTACCCGCTGGGGTTCATCTACATCATCATCGGCGGCTACCAGCTCTACACCGAGAACACCCTCCCGCCGGTGGCGCTGACCCTGGAACGGCTGGCCTCGATTCCCACGCTCTTTCGCCACTGGCTGATCGTGCTCGCGGGCAACTTCCTCGGCGGCGGGCTGGGGGCACTGGCGCTGGCCTACGGCGGGGTGTTCGACGACGCCACCGCGGCAGTCGCGCTCGGGTTCGCGGAGAAAGGCATCGCCACCCCCGCGAGCGCCCTGTTCGTCAAGGCCGCCTTCGCCGGGCTGATCGTCGCCGGCGTGGTCTGGATCAACTTCGCCGCCCGCGACACCGTCTCCCGACTGCTGGTCGTCTACCTGGCCTTCCTCGCCATTCCCATGGGCAACCTGTTTCACGTGGTGGTCTCGTTCACCGAGGTGGTCTATCTGGCGCTCGTCACCGGCACCAATCCGGTGCCCGCGCTGGTCGGGTTCGTCCTGCCAGTCCTGCTGGGTAACACGATCGGTGGGGTGGTGTTGGTGACCGTCGTCAACTACTACCAGACCTCCGACCGGCGCCTGGAGATCGAGCGGTTTCGGAACGTCCGCCGGCTCTCGCTCCGGGAGTGGCTGGCCGGCTCGCTGGCCGGCCGGTCGTACGTCCCGGTGATCGACACCGTCGAGGAGATCGTCCGCGACCCGGAGGCGTACCGAATTCTGGTGCCTATCGCCAACCCCCGCACCGAAGCCGGCGTGGTTCGGCTGGCCTGCCAGCTCGCCAGCAGCCGCGAGAAAGGGAAGGTTCACGTCGTCCACGTCGTGCAGGCGCCGCGGCGGTGGTCCCCCGACGCCGAGCGCGTCCAGCGGGACCGGATCAGCGGCGAATCCGAGCGGCTTCTGGAGGACGCCCGCCGGATCGGCGCCAACCACGACGTCGCGCTGGAGACGTCGACGGTCGTCACCCCACGCTCCTTCGAGGAGATATTCACCCTCGCCCGGCGGACGAGCCCCGATCTGGTGGTGATGGACTGGGACCGCGAGGGGCTGTGGAGCTCCGCCCGCGCCGAGCGGCCGCTGGTCGAGTTGACCAACCGACTGCCCTGTGACTTCCTCGTCGCCAACGACCGCGGGCTCGACCCGTCGCGAATCCTGTTGCCGACCGCCGGCGGCCCCGACTCCGATCTGAACGCGGAGGTCGCCCGGGTGCTCCGGGAGGTCGCGAACGCGGAGGTCGAACTCCTCCACGTCGTCGACGACGCGGCCGACGAACGCGCCGGCGAGGCGTTCCTCCGCGACTGGGCCGCCGACCACGGGCTGGACGACGCGGCCATCACCGTCGACTCCGGCGACGTCGAGCCGGCCATCGCCCGCGCGGCCACCGACAGCACGATGCTCATGCTCGGGGCGACCGAACAGGGGCTGCTCTCCCGGCTGGTCCACAACTCGCTCCATCTGGACGTCGTCAACGACGTGGACTGTTCGGTGTTGCTGGCCGAACGCCCGTCCGAGCGGTCGATCCGCGAGCGGCTGTTCGGATCGCCGTCCAGGGACCGCCACCCCGCGGCGGCGTTCCGGGGCCGTGCCGACGCCGCCGAACCGAGGGAGGAGACGGACGGGTGACTGCCCCGTCGAGGCGGCGCCGCCGCGATACGTCGCGGGGTCGGTCGTAACGGCCCCCCGTGAACGGAGGGAAGCTTTTGACCGTCCCGTCCCACGGTCGGGTATGGTCTCGTCCTCGCTCCCGTTCGACGATTCGACGGTGTCCGCTCTCCAGGCCGTCGTCGCCGCGCTCGTAGTCTCCGGACTCGGTCTCGGCGCGGGCGTCGCCCTCGTCGTCGGCCTCTCGTTGCTCCTAGTCGGTCTCGGTCTGAACCCCTCGCCGCTCACCCTCCTCGTGATATCGCTCGTCTCGATTCAGGGCGTCGCGTTCGGCGGCGTCGCCCTTCTCTATCTCCGCTTTCGCGGTCGCCCCGTCACGAGCGTCGGCCTCCGACTCCCCTCGGTGCGCGACCTCCTGATCGTCGTCGCGGGCTACGCGACGGCCTTCATCGCCGCCATCACCGGGGCCATCGTCATCAGCGTCACGGGCGCCCCGGCGGGCGAGAACCAGGTCGCCGAGTTCGCGAGCACCGACCCCTCCGTCCTGCTGTGGCTGATCCCCGCCTCCTTCCTCCTCATCGGGCCGGGCGAGGAACTGCTCTTTCGGGGCATCGTCCAGGGACGGCTCCGCGAGACGTTCGACCGCGTCCCCGGCGTCGTCCTCGCGAGCGCGCTCTTCGCCGCCGTCCACTTCGCCGCCCTGACCGGCGGCACCGGCGGACGCCTCGTCACCATCACGGTTCTCTTTTTCCCCGCCCTCGTCTTCGGCACCGTCTACGAACTCACCGACAACCTCGTCGTCCCCGCGCTTGTCCACGGTGCGTACAACGCGACGCTGTTTGCCTTCGCTTACCTCGCCATCCGGCTCTCGGAGTCGGGGGGGCTCCCGGAGCCGGGAGCCGGCACCGAGATGCTCTCGCTGCTTCCCGTCTGATCGCACCCGTCGGCGAACGGAACCCTTACCGCCGCGCCCGCGAAAGCCGGGGCCATGCGCGAGCACTTCGAACTGCGGCGCGGCGACGCCCTCGGCCGCATCGGGGCGTTGACCGTGCCGCGGGCCGGCCGGACCGTCGAGACGCCGGCGCTGCTCCCCGTGATCAACCCCAACATCCGGACGGTGTCGCCGGCGCGACTCGAAGCCGAGTTCGGCGCCGAGGCCTTGATCACCAACGCCTACATCATTCGCAAGACCGCCGACCTCCGCGAGCGAGCCATAGCGGAGGGGCTCCACGACATGCTCGAGTTCTCGGGCGCCATCTTCACCGACTCCGGCTCCTTCCAGCTCGCCGAGTACGGCGAGATAGACGTGACGACCCGCGAGATTCTGGAGTTCCAGCACGCCATCGGCTCCGACGTGGCGACGCCGGTGGACGTGCCGACGCCGCCCGACGCCGCCCGCGAGGCGGCCGAGGTGGACCTGGAGACGACCCGGCAGGCGCTCGCGGACGCCGAGGCCGTCGACACCGGCGAGATGCTGGTCAACGCGCCGATCCAGGGCTCGACCCACCTCGACCTCCGGGAGGAGGCGGCTCGCCACGCCGACGCCACCGATCTGGACGTGTTCCCCGTCGGCGCCGTCGTCCCGTTGATGAACGACTACCGCTACGCCGACGTGGTGGACGTGGTGGCCGCGGCCAAGCGGGGGCTGGGCGCCGACGCCCCCGTCCACCTCTTCGGCGCCGGTCACCCCATGATGTTCGCGCTCGCCGTCGCGATGGGCTGTGACGTCTTCGACTCCGCCGCCTACGCCATCTACGCGCGCGACGACCGCTATCTCACCGTCCGCGGGACGAAACACCTCGACGACGTCGACTACTTCCCCTGCGAGTGTCCCGTCTGTGCCGCCAACGATCCCACCGACGTCCGCGCGGCCGACGACGACGAGCGCGAACGCCTCCTCGCGGAACACAACCTCCACGTCTCCTACGGCGAACTCCGCCGGATCAAGAACGCGATCAGGGAGGGGAGCCTGCTCGAACTCGTCGAGACCCGCGCCCGCGGTCACCCCACGATGCTCGACGGCTACCGCGCTCTCCTGGATCACACCGCGGAGATCGAACGCCACGACCCCGCCTCCAAGGGCGCCTTCTTCTACTGCTCGGCCGAGAGCGCGCGCCGACCCGAGGTAGTCCGCCACCACGACCGGATCGGCCGCCTCGACGCGCCCGCCCGACTGCTGGTGACGGCAGGATCGGCGCCCTCCGACGACTACTTCGACGCCGCGTGGCGCCTCTTGCCCCCCTTCGGTCCCGTCCCCCGCGCGCTCTCGGAGACGTACCCGTTCACCGCCGAACTCCCCGACCGCACCGACGCGGCGGCCTGCCAGGCCGCCGCCCGGGGGGTCGCCGCCCTCGTCGACGCCAACCCCGCGACCGACGTGACCGTCG
This window of the Haloplanus rubicundus genome carries:
- a CDS encoding FAD binding domain-containing protein yields the protein MFPSEFGYERAESVDEAITLLAEQEGQVEILAGGHSLLPTMKSGLASPDVVIDIGGIDDLHGVSRGDGVVEIGALTSYNTVADDETLHDAIPAVTQAAEVIGDVQVRNRGTVGGNLAHADPASDLPAAALAADATLHAEGRDGHRTIAADDFFTGLYGTALDDGELLTTVEVPTHDVGTYVKKPSPSSGYAMVGVSAVVEFEDGVVESARIAATGAVDHAMRLPVVEEELVGTTLDEDDISAAATHATDEIETFELMDDNQASAEYRSTLLEVYTKQAITGVADRSGTAP
- a CDS encoding XdhC family protein — encoded protein: MTAGDWSVPETEVLDAVGGAIDDQHAVLATVVDVVGNAYRRPGAKMVVADEGDGIGSITAGCLEDEVLAIAEDVVAEGRPRVERFDLTGDDDVWGLGVGCNGVIDILLEPLDDSYRPVVDAYERGEDIVVLTVVESDTSTARRGDRAYATRANGTLSFDASGWPDWLLDALDDPATKLLATETSDTLEFEHDGERVEVFVDAVTAPPELVIFGSGHDVAPVANLGSRVDFRVTVASFRGAAATSDRFPDADRVVSTSPATIRETIDFDENTYAVVMTHNFVDDHIALEELLDTPVPYIGLLGPRERFEEIRDEFRDGGVELSEADLERIFTPAGLDLGGGTPFHIAQSVVAEVTAIRFGREPAHLTEREGHIHERPSLE
- a CDS encoding VWA domain-containing protein, which codes for MPDRDGTRVPDVAGVRDDVRSELITFVRSLRHAGVDVPANAAIVATRALVEVGFGDETRARAALRAALVGRPEDVGRFDRAFGEFWNRLTAHLSLVGAGESEHGADDGDPPGGHIASVGDQALPELDGDDPERDDATLDSTHDRAGGLGIAGDAETTENGTVATATYSPSGQPKRVSVTLSPSAGDEELLRAVDRLSRAVATERGRRWRPTPAGERADVRRSLRRSISTGGAILSVPKQRRTRTASRVLVLADVSRSVLDVVDRSFLLRWLRALRARARNCRVFLFDTDIKEVTAALDSGSTRAAVDALRDAETAWGGGTRIGHAVTTIRDEYADAVDRRTTVLIMSDGLEMGDVSELESGMAWLSRRAATVLWLNPLAAAPNYEPSAAGIAAALPSVDGLFAFTGPDDLTEMTRQLTRYGRGGAIGYEHDPRRGSRTQS
- a CDS encoding AAA family ATPase, which codes for MSENPFADTREPELRAAFDATDYVAGDDIVTTVLLALRLGRPLLIEGEPGAGKTELAKALADGFDTELVRLQCYEGLTAENALYEWNYTKQLLAVQADDHGVSGDDSVFTEEYLLERPLVRALSGDHDRPPVLLIDEIDRADEEFEALLLEVLSDFQVSIPELGTVSTDRPPAVVITSNRTRGLSDALKRRCLYLHVEPPSFEKERNIVERKVPELDGAVAAELCGVTQRLREEPFRKHPGVAETLDWARAVAELRAADDDDSLTPAEIEHTLGCLLKEVEDIERVDDTLLEALVDSARSARIEAGTG
- a CDS encoding CoxG family protein, with the translated sequence MEFDGTFTIEDVSAEEVWLSLSDPYMIKRSLPGCQFLTQVEEPDEVDFEALREEDADEDPTLLPDADPDVVKARGFETGQHYAALVEISVGSVSPSFRTAVTIDEWDFPAGSASGEGEASGSSFEMNSRMSITEHDDGVDIEWGAEADVFGRIAKMGQRVINPVANRVVNRFFGNMEEQLTAVAEEDSDGLRDRIRGMF
- the msrA gene encoding peptide-methionine (S)-S-oxide reductase MsrA — protein: MTDDHALATLAGGRFWCLEAPFEELAGVHAVTSGYAGGDVPDPTYEAVCSGSIGHAEVVQIEYDPDRIAYADLLEIFFALHNPTTKDRQGPDVGSQYRSAIFTHSDAQRETTEAVIDRLADEYDDPIVTEVEPLETVYPDDDYHANTPERAYCQVQIRPKMQKVRERFTERVTDD
- a CDS encoding tRNA pseudouridine(54/55) synthase Pus10 yields the protein MSLLDDARRLAATGPVCDACLGRVFADRSFGLTNAERGRSLRVAAALDDDEPFDPVDIADCWVCEGRCATFDDWAERAAESVETIEFETYQVGTRTPPLIEENERLLREEVGADPDAGEPFKMEFNREVGKRVGRLTDTEVDFERPDVQFVLDVDADRVETTINSAFVYGRYRKLERDIPQTEWPCRECDGSGRQGSEPCDHCDGSGYLYDRSVEGLIAPLVEDVMDGVDAVFHGAGREDVDARMLGTGRPFVVEVKEPRRRDIDVERLESDVNAFAEGAVEVEGLRLATYEMVERVKRLDASKTYRAAVAFDDPVDADALADALDELDGATVEQYTPQRVDHRRANLTRTREVYAMSGELDDSTHATVEIHGAGGLYVKELVSGDDGRTEPSLAGLLGVGARVTDLDVLAVEGEDEPFEDDAYFI
- a CDS encoding DUF4112 domain-containing protein; this translates as MNTSRDSADGADADAPIVTVDADLDPATAADLRRLRDLSHLLDDSIRVPGTEFRVGIEPLIGLLPVVGDGFGLAVSAYVFAVATRTGVPRATLARIAFVLWLDAVVGSVPVLGDLFDAYWKANLRSTRLLEARLADPASAAADRRYLRRLAAVVVVLTLVVAAVLVTLAWWLVRTLGVSG
- a CDS encoding formate/nitrite transporter family protein, producing MAGPNSDAVSDDDSAHDHEDDVLADQLSTDEVYQRVVADADHEITSGTRELFFSALAAGFAITVTFLLYASVTATAETKIVGVLLYPLGFIYIIIGGYQLYTENTLPPVALTLERLASIPTLFRHWLIVLAGNFLGGGLGALALAYGGVFDDATAAVALGFAEKGIATPASALFVKAAFAGLIVAGVVWINFAARDTVSRLLVVYLAFLAIPMGNLFHVVVSFTEVVYLALVTGTNPVPALVGFVLPVLLGNTIGGVVLVTVVNYYQTSDRRLEIERFRNVRRLSLREWLAGSLAGRSYVPVIDTVEEIVRDPEAYRILVPIANPRTEAGVVRLACQLASSREKGKVHVVHVVQAPRRWSPDAERVQRDRISGESERLLEDARRIGANHDVALETSTVVTPRSFEEIFTLARRTSPDLVVMDWDREGLWSSARAERPLVELTNRLPCDFLVANDRGLDPSRILLPTAGGPDSDLNAEVARVLREVANAEVELLHVVDDAADERAGEAFLRDWAADHGLDDAAITVDSGDVEPAIARAATDSTMLMLGATEQGLLSRLVHNSLHLDVVNDVDCSVLLAERPSERSIRERLFGSPSRDRHPAAAFRGRADAAEPREETDG